The following nucleotide sequence is from Candidatus Poribacteria bacterium.
TGAACCACACCAGAAATTTTCCATAGGTGTGGAAATAAACCCACTTTCGCAAGGGGAAGTACCATGAAAAGGCTAAACTATCTCCTCTTATTCACGTTAACGATCGCTATATTTTCCTACAATGTGTATGCAGCAACCGTAGTGACAGATGGACTCGTGAGTTATTGGACGTTTGATCGGCAAGACATTGCCGGTGGCACAGTCAAAGATGTCTGGGGTGAGAATGACGGCACTATAGTCGGTGCGCCGAAAATCGTCGATGGACAGGTCGGAGAAGCCCTCGAATTTGACGGGAGCGACGATTATGTCAACTTGACAAACCTCGGCAATTTTGGGGAGAATGTCGGGACATCTACCTTTGAAGCCTGGGTTAAAACAGATTTCAAAAAGGATTGGACGACACTTTTCAAAGTGCTCGATCAGGGATGCAATATGGCGTGGGCGATTGATGTCAATCGGAGCGCAAAAGCGGGTTTTCCGCTTGCTGAAGATATTGTCCACTATTACGTCCGCCAGAAATCGCCAGCCGGATGCAACGCCATCGCTGTTGAGATCGAGTTCGCCTTGTCGGATGGCAAATGGCACCACATCGTTTTCGCAATTGTAGACGCCGGTAAGTCCGAGGTCGGCATCTATATGGACGGTGAACCACAGGAGGTTATCGAAGGGGCTGTAAAAGATCTTGACACGTTTATCCCGTTTGTGGAGCCTGTCTATATCGGTGCCGCAAACAATCGCGGGAACGTTGAGCGGTTTTTCCCCGGCGTCATTGATGAAGTCCGCATATACGATCGACCCCTCACCGCCGCCGAAGTGACCCGGAATTTTGAATCGAAAATCGGATTGTCCGTTCAACCCGCTGAGAAACTCCCTATCGTCTGGGCGACCCTCAAGACAGTAAGGTAACACCACAAAAAATGGATATACTCACGCCTGAAGAAAAATGGTTCTTTGATCACCACGGATTCATTATCCTCCGCAAAGTCGTGCCGCCCGAAGATATCGAGCGAATGATTCAGCTCGGCAACCAATGGCACGACACCCCTTTGGATGAACTGCCACCACCGCTCACCTCTACCTCCCGAACGGGTAATCATTCTCCGACGATTGCACATTGGATTAATCATATCCAATACGGCGATCCCGTCTTCCAACGGCTTGTGCTGAACCGAGAGATTATGCGGGTGATTATTGCCCTCACGCGGGGGACTCCGTGCCTCGTTGATTGCGC
It contains:
- a CDS encoding LamG domain-containing protein; protein product: MKRLNYLLLFTLTIAIFSYNVYAATVVTDGLVSYWTFDRQDIAGGTVKDVWGENDGTIVGAPKIVDGQVGEALEFDGSDDYVNLTNLGNFGENVGTSTFEAWVKTDFKKDWTTLFKVLDQGCNMAWAIDVNRSAKAGFPLAEDIVHYYVRQKSPAGCNAIAVEIEFALSDGKWHHIVFAIVDAGKSEVGIYMDGEPQEVIEGAVKDLDTFIPFVEPVYIGAANNRGNVERFFPGVIDEVRIYDRPLTAAEVTRNFESKIGLSVQPAEKLPIVWATLKTVR